The Priestia megaterium NBRC 15308 = ATCC 14581 region GCTATTTTAACGGCGAGAAAGAAGTATTGGTTCCTTCTTATCAAGTAGAAACGGTTGATACAACAGGAGCAGGAGATACATTTAACGCAGCACTTGCTGTGGCACTTGCCGAAAGAATGGGTTTTGAAAAAGGAATTCAGTTTGCTAATCGCGCAGCTTCGCTATCCGTCACTAAATTTGGTGCGCAAGGCGGTATGCCGACTCGAAAAGAAGTGGAGGAGAGTCTGTAAATGAAACGTCACGGAATGATTAACAGTCATATTACAAAAATACTAACAGATCTAGGTCATACAGACACTATTGTCATTGCAGATGCAGGGTTACCTGTTCCGAGTGACGTGCCTAAAATTGATTTATCTTTAAAGCTAGGGGTGCCTAGCTTTGAAGATGTAGTAGTAGCTGTGTTAGAAGATATGGCTACAGAAAAAATAGTGATTGCTTCTGAAATGAAAGAAAGAAATCAAAAGGCTTACGAGTTGATGGAGAAGCAAAACATCTTAGTAGAAGAAGTATCGCATGAACAATTAAAAATGCTGACAAGCAAAGCGAAAGTTGTGATTCGTACAGGAGAAGCAACTCCTTATGCAAACTGCATTTTACAAGCGGGAGTTATTTTTTAAAAGAGGTGAACAGCATGCATATTGCAATGAGAGGGATTCATAAAGCCTTTGGAGCAAACCGTGTACTAAGGGGCGTGGATTTTGAATTACATGAAGGTGAAGTTCACGCACTAATGGGGGAAAATGGAGCGGGGAAATCTACGCTGATGAATATTTTAACCGGCCTTCACAAAAAAGATGAAGGGCAGATTCTGATTGATGGCAAAGAGACGTATTTTCAAAACCCAAAAGAAGCAGAACAAAACGGAGTTACCTTTATTCATCAAGAGCTGAACGTTTGGCCTGAAATGACGGTGCTTGAGAACTTATTTATTGGCAAAGAATTAAAAACGCCTTTAGGTTTTTTAAAAACAAAAGAAATGAAAGCGTTAGCAAAGAAGCAGTTTGAAAAATTAGCTGTGACCATTCCTCTTGACCAAGAAGCGGGACTTTGTTCTGTCGGACAGCAGCAAATGATTGAGATAGCCAAAGCGCTGATGACGAATGCAAAAGTCATTATCATGGATGAGCCAACCGCAGCGCTTACTGAAAGAGAAATTCAAAAGTTATTTGACGTAATTAATGCGCTGCGAAAACAAGGTGTATCGATTGTCTATATTTCACATCGTATGGAAGAGATTTTCGCTATTTGTGATTCCATTACGGTCATGCGTGACGGACAGACGGTAGACAAAAAGCCGATTCCAGAAACCAGCTTCGATGATGTTGTTCGCAAAATGGTAGGAAGAGAGCTAACGGATCGATTTCCTGCTAGGACATCTCCTAAGGGAGACGTTGTATTTGAAGCAAAAGGCTTGGAGAGAAAAGGTGTATTTCAAGACGTTCATTTTTCAGTGCGATCAGGAGAAATTGTCGGTGTTGCGGGGCTAATGGGAGCTGGCAGAACCGAAATTATGCGCGCTATCTTTGGGCTTGATCCGTTAGAAAAAGGCGAAATTATATTAAATGGCAAACGGGTCAGTATCACAAAGCCCGACCAAGCCATTAAATTAGGTCTCGGGTTCATTACAGAAGATCGTAAAACAGAAGGGCTCGTCCTGGATTTTTCTATTCGAGAAAATATTGCGCTTCCAAGTCTATTCAGCTTTTCGCCAAAAGGCTTTATTGAACAAAAAAGCGAGCAGCAATTTGTAGATTTACTTATTAAACGTTTAACGATCAAAACCGAGTCGTCTGAGACGAGTGCGGGTAACTTATCGGGAGGAAATCAGCAAAAAGTAGTTATCGCCAAGTGGATTGGCATTGGACCAAAAGTGCTGATTTTAGATGAACCAACTCGAGGAGTTGACGTCGGGGCAAAGCGTGAAATTTATCAGCTTATGAATGAACTGACAGACAGAGGCGTGGCTATTATCATGGTGTCTTCAGAGCTTCCAGAGGTACTCGGCATGAGCGATCGCATTTTGGTTGTGCATGAAGGAAAAATAACAGGTGAACTGACAAGTGAAGAAGCAACTCAAGAAAAAATTATGACATTTGCAACAGGAGGTCAGTAAAATGAAAGCAAACACAGCGATCAAAGAAAATCGCGTTGATAACGTGATGCAAAAGCTAGGTCCGTTACTAGGTCTATTTATTCTTATTGTCATTGTATCGATTTTAAATCCAAGCTTTTTAGAACCTTTAAATATTTTAAACTTGCTGCGTCAAGTAGCCATTAATGCCTTAATTGCATTCGGTATGACGTTTGTCATTTTAACAGGCGGAATTGATTTATCGGTTGGCTCTATACTTGCTTTATCAAGTGCGTTAATGGCAGGTATGATTGTGTCAGGTGTAGATCCTATTTTAGCTATTTTAATAGGATGTGTGTTAGGAGCTGTAATGGGTATGATTAACGGCTTGCTTATTACAAAAGGAAAAATGGCGCCGTTTATTGCAACGCTAGCGACGATGACAATTTTTAGAGGGTTAACGCTTGTTTATACAGATGGAAATCCGATTACGGGCTTAGGCGAAAACTATTACTTCCAGTTATTTGGCCGCGGCTATTTTCTAGGTATTCCTGTCCCGGCAATTACGATGGTACTAGCATTTGCTGTCCTATGGGTGATTTTGCATAAAACGCCGTTTGGCCGTAGAACATATGCAATCGGGGGAAATGAAAAAGCAGCATTTATTTCAGGAATTAAAGTACCAAAAGTTAAGGTTATGATCTACTCACTAGCAGGATTATTGGCAGCGCTATCAGGAGCGATTTTGACTTCTCGTTTGAACTCTGCTCAGCCAACGGCAGGTACGTCTTACGAGTTAGATGCTATCGCTGCAGTAGTACTGGGTGGAACAAGCCTTTCTGGAGGACGTGGACGCATTGTTGGAACGTTAATTGGTGCGCTGATTATCGGAACGTTAAACAACGGCTTAAACTTACTCGGCGTTTCGTCCTTTTACCAAATGGTCGTAAAAGGAATTGTTATTTTAATCGCGGTATTAATTGATCGCAAAAAGTCAGCTTAGGAGGGAAAAACATGAAGAAAATTTGGCTCGTGCTATTATCATTTTCATTATTACTGTTAGGGGCTTGTTCACTTCAGCCTCCGGAGTGGGCGAAACCATCTGAAAGTAAAAATTTAAAAGATATTAAAATTGGTTTATCCGTTTCTACATTAAACAATCCGTTTTTTGTTTCGCTAAAAGAAGGGGTACAAAAAGAAGCAAAAAAACTGGGCATGGAAGTAGTTGTAGTAGATGCTCAAAATGATTCAGCAAAACAAATTAACGATGTAGAAGATTTAATGCAGCAAGGTGTTAACATTCTGCTTATTAATCCAACGGATTCAGCTGCTATTTCAACAGCTGTACAATCGGCTAATAATGTAGGTATTCCAGTTATTACACTAGATCGTTCAGCAGAAAAAGGAAAAGTAGAAACCCTAGTAGCTTCAGATAATGTAAAAGGTGGTCAAATGGCTGCTGATTACATTGTGAAAAAAGTAGGGGAAAAAGCTCAAGTAGCAGAACTTGAAGGCGTGCCGGGAGCTTCAGCAACTCGTGAACGAGGAAAAGGGTTCCACAACGTTGCGGATCAAAAGCTAGATATTACGGCTAAACAGTCGGCTGATTTTGACCGTACAAAAGGCTTAAACGTTATGGAGAATGTTCTTCAAGGAAATCCTGGTATCAAAGCCGTATTTGCTCATAATGATGAAATGGCATTAGGAGCTATTCAAGCGATTAACAGCTCAGGAAAAGATGTGCTAGTAGTAGGGTTTGATGGAAACGACGATGCAATTAAAGCGGTAAAAGAAGGGAAGCTAGGAGCAACTGTAGCTCAGCAGCCTGTTTTAATCGGTAAACTTGCCGTAAAGTCTGCTAAAAATGTTCTTCAAGGCAAAAAGGTAGATAAGCAAATTCCAGTGCCTTTAAAACTAGTAACCTCTGACAAATAATGGTTTTATACGTGTGCAGAAAAAAGACGCTCATTTGATTTATGGGCGTCTTTTTATGTATATAAAGTGTAAAAAAGAAGTGAAAAAGTCATAACTTTATAAATAGTGTAGGAATTATGTAGGTGGAATTTATGTAATAAAAAGTAAAAAACACCGAAAAAAGACGGTGAAACACATAATTTTCTGTGAAAAATTTGTAATATACCTGTAATAATAAGCGTTTATTTCTATTTTTAAAGAGCAAATATGCCCTGTTTATGACAAAAATATATCTTTTTTAATAAACAGTAAACCTCTCTATCAAGGGATTTTGGTGATGAATTCCCAGAAAGAGATTCTTGGTTATACAGATTATGGGAAACTTTTAACTGTATTGTAACATAAACAGATAGTTTTTTATGGTATAACTATGTCTATGAGGAAAGGGGACTATTACTTTATGAAAATTTTTAAGCGTATGACTCTTGCAGCAGTCACAGGAATTTTCTTCATGACCGGCATCACAGAGACTCACGCCCAATCGAATGAAGAAGCGCTCCAGAGTACTGAAAATAAAATTAAAGAAACAGAAAAGGCTGTTCAACAAAAAGAGAAAGAGAAACAGTCTATCAATTCAGATGTTCAAAACATTCAATCACAATTAAATTCATTACATACAGTAATCTCTAGCAATAAAAAAGAGTTAGCATCGACTGAAAAGCAGATTTCAGAAGCGAACAAAATGATTGAGAAAAAGAAAAAAGAAATCGTTTTGCTTCAGGAAAAAGTGTTAAGTCGTAAAGATATTATTGAAAATCGATTAGTTGCTTTACAGCAAGACGATAAAACAAGCGTTGTTATTGATACATTAATGAATGCTGATAACTTTGGAGATTTTGTCGCGCGTATGGGTGCTGTCACAACGTTATTGTCAGCAGATAATGATATTTTAAAGCAGCATCAAAATGACTTAGATCAAATTGAAAAAGATAAAAAAGAAATTGATAAGCAAGAAAAAGTATTAGAAGCAGCAAAAGGTAGCCTAGCAGCTAAACAAGCTGAATTAGATAAAAACGTTGCGAAACAAACAGCAACGTTAACAACTATGCAAGAAAAATACAGCACGGTCGTAAATGAAATTGATGCAGCTTCTTCAGAAAAAGCAAATCTTCAGTCTGAACTAACAGGCATTCAAGATAAGATTGCAAAAGAAAAAGAAGCAGCTCAAAAGCAAGCTGAGCAAGTGGCAAAACAGCAGGCGACTGAAAAGGCTGAGGCTGATGCAGAAGCAAAGCGTCAAGCTGAACTAGCAACAGCTAAACAAGAAGTAAAAACAGAGCCAAAACAAGAAGTAAAAACAGCTGCAGCTACAGAGAAGAAAGCAGCCGTTTCTTCAGAAGCAAAAGAAACG contains the following coding sequences:
- a CDS encoding sugar ABC transporter ATP-binding protein, which codes for MHIAMRGIHKAFGANRVLRGVDFELHEGEVHALMGENGAGKSTLMNILTGLHKKDEGQILIDGKETYFQNPKEAEQNGVTFIHQELNVWPEMTVLENLFIGKELKTPLGFLKTKEMKALAKKQFEKLAVTIPLDQEAGLCSVGQQQMIEIAKALMTNAKVIIMDEPTAALTEREIQKLFDVINALRKQGVSIVYISHRMEEIFAICDSITVMRDGQTVDKKPIPETSFDDVVRKMVGRELTDRFPARTSPKGDVVFEAKGLERKGVFQDVHFSVRSGEIVGVAGLMGAGRTEIMRAIFGLDPLEKGEIILNGKRVSITKPDQAIKLGLGFITEDRKTEGLVLDFSIRENIALPSLFSFSPKGFIEQKSEQQFVDLLIKRLTIKTESSETSAGNLSGGNQQKVVIAKWIGIGPKVLILDEPTRGVDVGAKREIYQLMNELTDRGVAIIMVSSELPEVLGMSDRILVVHEGKITGELTSEEATQEKIMTFATGGQ
- the rbsD gene encoding D-ribose pyranase codes for the protein MKRHGMINSHITKILTDLGHTDTIVIADAGLPVPSDVPKIDLSLKLGVPSFEDVVVAVLEDMATEKIVIASEMKERNQKAYELMEKQNILVEEVSHEQLKMLTSKAKVVIRTGEATPYANCILQAGVIF
- the rbsC gene encoding ribose ABC transporter permease RbsC; this translates as MKANTAIKENRVDNVMQKLGPLLGLFILIVIVSILNPSFLEPLNILNLLRQVAINALIAFGMTFVILTGGIDLSVGSILALSSALMAGMIVSGVDPILAILIGCVLGAVMGMINGLLITKGKMAPFIATLATMTIFRGLTLVYTDGNPITGLGENYYFQLFGRGYFLGIPVPAITMVLAFAVLWVILHKTPFGRRTYAIGGNEKAAFISGIKVPKVKVMIYSLAGLLAALSGAILTSRLNSAQPTAGTSYELDAIAAVVLGGTSLSGGRGRIVGTLIGALIIGTLNNGLNLLGVSSFYQMVVKGIVILIAVLIDRKKSA
- a CDS encoding 3D domain-containing protein, translated to MKIFKRMTLAAVTGIFFMTGITETHAQSNEEALQSTENKIKETEKAVQQKEKEKQSINSDVQNIQSQLNSLHTVISSNKKELASTEKQISEANKMIEKKKKEIVLLQEKVLSRKDIIENRLVALQQDDKTSVVIDTLMNADNFGDFVARMGAVTTLLSADNDILKQHQNDLDQIEKDKKEIDKQEKVLEAAKGSLAAKQAELDKNVAKQTATLTTMQEKYSTVVNEIDAASSEKANLQSELTGIQDKIAKEKEAAQKQAEQVAKQQATEKAEADAEAKRQAELATAKQEVKTEPKQEVKTAAATEKKAAVSSEAKETKKEESTQKHSGKEMYVEATAYTANCAGCSGVTATGQNVSSGTHKIIAVDPSVIPLGSKVYVEGYGVATAGDTGGAIKGYRIDVLVPSESAAKAFGRRTVKITVLN
- the rbsB gene encoding ribose ABC transporter substrate-binding protein RbsB, with the translated sequence MKKIWLVLLSFSLLLLGACSLQPPEWAKPSESKNLKDIKIGLSVSTLNNPFFVSLKEGVQKEAKKLGMEVVVVDAQNDSAKQINDVEDLMQQGVNILLINPTDSAAISTAVQSANNVGIPVITLDRSAEKGKVETLVASDNVKGGQMAADYIVKKVGEKAQVAELEGVPGASATRERGKGFHNVADQKLDITAKQSADFDRTKGLNVMENVLQGNPGIKAVFAHNDEMALGAIQAINSSGKDVLVVGFDGNDDAIKAVKEGKLGATVAQQPVLIGKLAVKSAKNVLQGKKVDKQIPVPLKLVTSDK